From Oncorhynchus nerka isolate Pitt River linkage group LG1, Oner_Uvic_2.0, whole genome shotgun sequence, the proteins below share one genomic window:
- the vil1 gene encoding villin-1 — protein sequence MPQIEVKTQVAKVLNKTTPGLQIWRIEALEMVPFPSKAYGNFYEGDSYIILYTNKMNSSFTYDIHFWLGKDTSNDEQGAAAIYTTMMDEHLGGVAVQHREAQGYESDTFRGYFKQGIIYKKGGVASGMKQVETNTYNIRRLLHVKGKKHVVAGEVDMSWSSFNKGDVFLLDLGNLIIQWNGPKSNRMEKLKGMTLAKDIRDRERGGRAQVSVVEGDDEKSSEEAMKLMKQHLGETRRDIRDCIAPDDVVDQKLKSSVKLFHISDAEGNLVVQEVAVKPLTQDLLNHEDCFLLDQGGTQIFIWKGKKASKTERSESLDKAEAYKKAKGYPISTYIETVNDGAESAVFKQLFQRWTVKGQTVGMGTTSSTGKIAKVEQIKFDATSMHARPDLAAQQKMVDDGTGEAEVWRLEDSELVPVDRKWLGHFYGGDCYLILYKYEVSNRSHYMLYMWQGRHATTGELAASAFQAVNIDRQYNGEPVQVRVPMGKEPLHLMAIFKGKMVVYEEGSSRVNSKHVQPAVRLFHIHGTNEFNTRAIEVPARSSSLNSNDVFVLSTDTCCYLWYGKGCSGDEREMGKSLADIISRREKQVIAEGQEPAHFWVNLGGKSQYADSKRLQEEHTNITPRLFECSNQTGRFLATEITNFNQDDLDEDDIMLLDIWDMVFLWIGKGANQIEKDNVVPTAQEYLKSHPGGRDVDTPIVMIKQGFEPPTFTGWFHAWDPHMWSGGKSYQELKAELGDATDIIQIAVERTTSNSTQNNSKNTGIPLLQPTVQATFPADKLLNCQTEDLPEGVDPTKKEEHLSNDDFALILGVSRVDFYSMPNWKQQNLKKEKGLF from the exons ATGCCACAGATCGAGGTCAAAACCCAAGTTGCAAAAGTCCTCAATAAAACCACGCCAGGGCTGCAGATATGGAGGATAGAG GCCTTGGAGATGGTGCCCTTCCCTTCTAAAGCATATGGAAATTTCTATGAAGGAGACAGCTATATCATTCTATAC ACCAATAAGATGAACAGCTCATTCACCTACGACATCCACTTTTGGCTCGGAAAGGACACCTCCAACGACGAGCAGGGGGCGGCGGCCATCTACACCACCATGATGGACGAGCACCTGGGGGGTGTGGCTGTGCAGCACCGCGAGGCGCAGGGCTATGAGAGCGACACCTTCCGCGGATACTTCAAACAGGGCATCAT CTACAAGAAGGGCGGTGTGGCATCTGGGATGAAGCAGGTGGAGACCAACACCTACAACATCCGTCGCCTGCTCCATGTCAAGGGAAAAAAGCATGTGGTGGCTGGAGAG GTGGACATGAGCTGGAGCAGCTTCAACAAGGGGGATGTGTTCCTGCTGGACCTGGGCAACCTCATCATCCAGTGGAACGGACCCAAGAGCAACCGCATGGAAAAACTCAAG GGGATGACTCTAGCCAAAGACATccgtgacagggagagagggggacgggcACAGGTGAGCGTGGTGGAAGGGGACGACGAGAAGTCTTCAGAGGAGGCCATGAAGCTGATGAAACAGCACCTAGGAGAGACAAGACGGGACATCAGGGACTGCATCGCACCTGACGACGTCGTCGACCAAAAGCTGAAGTCCAGCGTGAAGCTCTTTCA TATCTCAGATGCTGAGGGGAACCTTGTGGTGCAGGAAGTGGCAGTGAAGCCTCTGACTCAGGACCTGTTGAATCACGAG GACTGCTTTCTGTTGGATCAAGGTGGTACGCAAATCTTTATCTGGAAAGGAAAAAAGGCTTCCAAGACAGAGCGGTCTGAGTCTTTGGATAAAGCAGAA GCATACAAGAAGGCAAAGGGCTACCCTATCTCCACCTACATCGAGACGGTGAATGATGGTGCTGAGTCTGCCGTATTCAAGCAGCTTTTCCAGAGGTGGACCGTGAAGGGTCAGACTGTGGGGATGGGCACCACAAGCAGCACAGGGAAAATTG CCAAGGTTGAGCAGATCAAGTTTGATGCAACTTCCATGCATGCAAGGCCTGACCTGGCTGCCCAGCAGAAAATGGTGGACGACGGAACAGGCGAAGCAGAG GTGTGGAGGTTAGAGGACAGTGAGCTGGTGCCTGTGGACAGGAAGTGGTTGGGCCACTTCTATGGAGGCGACTGCTATCTCATCCTCTACAAATATGAAGTCAGCAACAGGAGTCACTACATGCTATACATGTGGCAG GGTCGTCATGCGACCACGGGAGAGCTAGCTGCCTCTGCTTTCCAAGCCGTGAACATCGACCGGCAGTACAACGGGGAGCCAGTTCAGGTCCGAGTGCCCATGGGGAAAGAACCACTCCACCTCATGGCCATATTCAAGGGCAAGATGGTGGTCTATGAG GAGGGGAGCTCCAGAGTCAACTCCAAACATGTCCAGCCGGCAGTTCGTCTCTTCCACATCCACGGCACCAACGAGTTCAACACCCGCGCCATTGAAGTGCCGGCACGCTCTTCGTCCCTCAACTCCAACGACGTCTTTGTGCTCAGCACTGACACTTGCTGCTATCTGTGGTACGGAAAG GGCTGCAGTGGCGATGAGCGAGAGATGGGCAAATCCCTGGCAGACATCATCTCCAGGAGGGAAAAACAGGTCATTGCAGAGGGCCAGGAGCCGGCTCACTTCTGGGTCAATCTCGGGGGCAAGTCCCAGTATGCCGACAGCAAGAG GCTTCAGGAAGAGCACACAAACATCACCCCACGTCTCTTCGAGTGCTCCAATCAGACAGGCCGCTTCCTGGCCACGGAGATCACCAACTTCAACCAGGACGACCTGGACGAAGATGACATCATGTTGCTGGACATATGGGACATG GTGTTCCTGTGGATCGGCAAGGGAGCCAATCAAATAGAGAAGGACAATGTGGTCCCCACGGCACAAGAATACCTGAAGTCCCACCCAGGGGGTCGGGATGTAGACACCCCCATCGTGATGATCAAACAGGGCTTTGAGCCTCCCACCTTCACTGGCTGGTTCCACGCCTGGGACCCACACATGTGGAGT GGAGGGAAGTCCTACCAAGAATTGAAGGCTGAGCTTGGAGATGCCACTGACATCATCCAGATCGCTGTG GAGAGAACCACATCCAATTCCACTCAGAATAACTCCAAGAACACTGGAATACCACTGTTGCAACCTACCGTTCAGGCCACCTTCCCTGCAGACAAGCTGTTGAACTGCCAGACAGAGGACCTGCCCGAAGGGGTTGACCCCACCAAGAAAGAG GAGCATCTTTCCAATGATGACTTTGCTCTGATCCTGGGTGTGTCCAGGGTAGACTTCTACTCCATGCCCAACTGGAAGCAGCAGAATTTGAAGAAAGAGAAGGGTCTATTCTAG